Within the Medicago truncatula cultivar Jemalong A17 chromosome 4, MtrunA17r5.0-ANR, whole genome shotgun sequence genome, the region TCATCACTCGAGTTTAAAAGCCAGGTTATGTTGCCATTGTATCTTTCTGAGAGTGGTGATACATTGATATGGACATATGATGAGTACAAGGCATTTATCTATAAAGGCAAAGACAATAGAGTAGAGCGAATTGGAATTACTAGTACTGTATTATGGTTGCATGCCAAGGATTACGTTGAAAGTCTAGTTTCGACACGTTGAAAGTGAGTTTCTCTTCCACATATTACTTGTTAGAATTTATATTACTTCATTTATGTTGCTTACTTAACTTAAAATCCTCGTCAATTTATATATAGTAATAGCTTGTGTGATGTTAAGCTTTGACCTGGCTCTGGTCAAAGGCTCTGCTGCCATGACAGATTTCAAACTGTCTCAGCTCTTTGGCAATCCTCTGAAAGCTAGTAGGGTTAAGattgaatttatttcaatacTTTACAATTCCAATGTTCATACATTGCCACACACTGTTTGTAGGATGCCACAAGATTCTGTCATTACTTATGTTTTGAAATAATAACAGGTTGATCAATTGTAGTAATCAGAAAGACTGACATAGATTCTTAACAACCAAAACTGTTTGTGTATTGTTAATTTGTGTTTCTTATATTtctttggaaaaagaaaaataaactagtggtttttatataatttatgatttgttttcaGGTGGAAGATTTTGAATCCCTGATCCAGGTCCAACATTCTTTAAAGTCGTAGTCATTTTTGTGGAATCGATCAAGCAATAGACGAACTGCATAGATAgtcaaattcattttcaagaTGAACCCAAGAAACTTTTATTTTGtcgtttgtttatgtttttattttattgaataactTTATGTGGAAATCATATATTAGTTTATAAGATAATGAAATTTGGTTTATGgattatttcatatttataattgagaattttattgaatattatACACAACAACCAATGAATTTTGTCATATAGCAATGTGGATAACTTATCCAATAATTCtaaatgaacaaataaaatGCATTCACATTGGCCTAGAGAGACAAGGCAAATCTTGAAATAGTACTCTCCTAATCAATAGTTATTGTACTTCTGGAAGTGTGATTATTTTACAGGCAATAAGGATGTGTACAGAGTCTGCAGATTGCAAAATTCTTTTTCCTTATATTGCAGATTGTTTTCTTCATATTGCAGAATTTTTTGGATCAGTTCGGAACGGTATGTGAAGCGGCCAATACGCCGATGCTTCCACATTGTCCTTCATTTCTTGTCATTTCCTCGAGTATATTGGTTATTCCAGGGAAAGGAATTTGATTCATTCTATCATAGCTCTTGTATTTGTGGTTTGGATATGCACCTTATGTTTAAGTGCATGGTAAAATGTCAATTTTGTGTACTGCTTTTTGCAAATTGTTTCCACCATGAAACTGTATTATTTTGAGTCAAGAGTAGTGCTAGCGACAGACGCTAAGACTCGCTCACCAACACTTGCTCAGATAGAGGCCCGTCCCCATCGCATAGCTGATACGTTCtcctttttctatttctttttattcCTACGTTGATAGGTTTAAAAATGGGAAGGGATGAGTTACTGGCGGACAAACCGAATGGCGGTGTTGGTGGTTTTTCAAGAAAGAGGTAGAATCAATAGCTTATTTCCTTGATACGGAGGTGGCGAGGATGTTGACTGCGAGTCTCTTCACCGTTAATGATTGGTGAAGTAGTTGTGTTGTTGGGTGAAGGCTTATTGTTGATTGAGTGGTGGAGATTGAAGTTCTCAAATCTCATGGTTGTCTTTTTATCAAAGGATGCTTCCATGTTCATGTTGTTGTCTTGACAAAGGAGAAAGGTTAAGAAAGAATAAACAATAAGGAAGGTGGTGAAAGGTTAAGAAAGAATAAACAATCATTTGTTTCCATGAAACAAATGattaaaacatgaaaatgaaatgCTGACAGAACATCCAACATAATAGGATTTTGCGTTATAATAGAAGGTCTGCAACTAACTATGTAGGACATATATTAAGTAGTAACGAGATTAGCCTTGAGAAAATGAGTAAAAGTCATTGACATATACCAAATAACCTTCGAAAAGGATTGAATATTGATAGGATATTGCATTTGGGCCAAAGCCCAACAAATGTGTTAAATAGGAGAGTTAGTtttagaaaattgcttttttgacaatgaatacttcctattgacacaagtaaatgacgcTTTTACCCCCAGCGGCTGTTGTATTAGGTTAGCAgtaatttaacctaacaaagaCAAGTTCCTTTGATTGTATCATTTTCAATGACAATTAACAAGCAGTCGCTTAAACATGTTGTTGTATATCTACCAACACCTGTATTTTCTCACGGACAGTTGTATGTTGCTGTTTCAAGAGCTAGATCCAAAGAAGGACTAAAGATATTGATGACtggtgaagatgatgaaaatactAATGTAACGTCTAACGTCGTATATGAGGAAGTATTTAGCAATGTGTGATGAAACAACATGtcaatgtaataaaaaaaattatatttcttttaccgaattattgataggattaccgaattttgttttaaaatattttcagatttcatacattttatgaagtgttttatCTATGGATtatcacgtgttattttttttcaccgttaccaattatatattgcattttattccctttacaataaacccgtgcggagcacgggtcaaaaattagttaatttaaatattaaacttGGTTGCTTGTTTGGTTTCCGTGGCTAGGGTTATATTTGACAACATGCATGGCTCAAAGGAGGAAGCTATGGACGACAGACGTCAGTCGTCCTTCTGAACGAACTAATGACGGAAATACTATCTCTTTTGCCCGTGAAACCTCTCATGCAATTCAGGTGCGTCAACAAGTTTTACAACACTCTCGTCTTTGATCCCCATTTCATTCAAATGCATCTCAAGAATTTCGCACGTAACCCTAACCTCATGGTAATTGCACGACAATATAATTTCAATAGTGTTGATGACGGTGTTGTAAACTTGCCAATTTCTCTTTTACTCAAGAATTCATTGACCACCATTTACTACGATCCTTACTATCGATTGACCAACGAAAATGGCTCCTATCATTGGCGGGTTATAGGTTCATGTAATGGATTGATATGCTTGTATCATGGTTCACGGCTATGTTTGTGGAACCCAGCCACTAGAACTAAATCTGAATTTGTTTTAGCCTCTCAAGAATGTTTTGTGTTCTCTTTTGGTTATGATAGCTTGAATGGAAATAATAAGCTGGTAGCCTTTAATATAACCGTAAAGAGTGGTAATGCAAGAAGCGTGGTGAAAGTTTTGAGTCTAAAGGATAATTATTGGAGAAATATTCAATGTTTTCCTGTGCTTCCACTTTACAAGTTTGTTCGTACTCAAAATGGTGTGTATTTTAGTAGTACTACTATTAACTGGGCCCTTCAGGATTACTTTGGTTTAGattattatcatttaaattATAGTAGTATTACTCCCGAGAAGTATGTGATTCTTTCACTTGATCTCTCAACTGAGACATACACTCAATTGTTGCTACCTCGAGGTTTTATAAGGTGTCACGTCATCAGCCAAAGCCTGCGGTTTTGATGGATTGTCTTTGTTTCGGTCATGATTATGAGGAAACTTATTTTGTTATATGGCAAATGAAGGATTTTGGAGTTCAGTCGTCTTggattcaa harbors:
- the LOC11425713 gene encoding F-box/kelch-repeat protein At3g06240: MTEILSLLPVKPLMQFRCVNKFYNTLVFDPHFIQMHLKNFARNPNLMVIARQYNFNSVDDGVVNLPISLLLKNSLTTIYYDPYYRLTNENGSYHWRVIGSCNGLICLYHGSRLCLWNPATRTKSEFVLASQECFVFSFGYDSLNGNNKLVAFNITVKSGNARSVVKVLSLKDNYWRNIQCFPVLPLYKFVRTQNGVYFSSTTINWALQDYFGLDYYHLNYSSITPEKYVILSLDLSTETYTQLLLPRGFIRCHVISQSLRF